The Prochlorococcus marinus str. MIT 9301 genome segment ATTAAGTACTTTTTTCCTTTGGATTAATTATGCCCATATGGCAACTCAGGATATGATTTTTAGTTCAATGATAACTTTTGGAATTTATTATTCCTTAAAATCCAAAATCCAGAAAAAGAATATTTATTTTTTCTTTTCTGGCTTTTGGATTGGACTCGCCATAATGATGAAAACTTATATGACCGTTTTACCAATAATCGCTATTTTACCATTTTGGATTGAAAATAAAATAATTTTAAGAAGATATTTTTGGATAGGTTCATTACTTGGCATATTACCTTTTCTATTTTGGAGCTATAAAATTATATTGCTATACGGCTTTCCAGTTTATAACGGATTATATGAAAAGGTTCTTACACTTTCCGGAAATAATACATTCACAAAATCTACATTTTATTATTTATGGAATTTACCACTAAATATATTTCCATGGTCTATCTTTTCTACAGTTGGCCTGGCTATAAACCTCAAAACAACAAATCCTAATATAAAATATTTTTTATTTTTTTATCCATTAACTATTTTATTTTTATTGAGTATTTTCTCTACTAAAACACCATATTATCCAATTCAAATACTACCTTTATTAGCAATTAATACATTCTTAGGCATAAAAACCACTATTGAGAACCAAAACATAATTTTCAAATTTATTAAAAATTTTCATTTTAATTTCATTCCAATAATGTTTATTATCTTAGTTATTGGAGTCAGATTTGATTTCATAAACATTAATTTAGATAAGCAGCAAGAGATTTTTTTATATATTAGTTTTTTAACATTTTCAATAATTTGGTACTCTTTTAATTTTACAAAAAATTTAAAACAAAAACTTTTAATAATTATTTTAGGTCCATATTTATTGATGTCACTAATTGTCCAATCAGGATTATTAAATGATAGAAGTAAAGACCTTAGATTGGAAAGTGAGAGATTAGTAAAGGATGAAAAATTAATTGAAGAAAAAATAGAATTTGTTAATCAAGAGGCATCAAACGCTGAATCTCATTCTAAGATTATTAAGATTGCTTTGTTTATGCCCAAAATTGGAAATGGTATAGACGATATTAGTTTTCTAAAGCATAATCAATATGCTTGGACAACTTCAGAAATCATATTAGAAAAAGAAGCTGAATATGAAATTATAACTAAATCAAAAATATTCAAACCTTGGAAATTGATTAAGAAAATTTAATTTTAAATTAGGTTAATATGCAAAAAACATTTTTAATCGTTTTTATTATTTCTTTAAATTAATGCATAAAAAAGATATATTACCCGTAATACTTTGTGGAGGAAGAGGGAGTAGATTATGGCCACTTTCTAGATCAAGTTACCCGAAACAGTTTATTTCTTTTTCAAGTCAATCAAGTTTTTCTCTTTTACAAAAAACAATTAAAAGATTATCTAATTTTGACAATATTGATAATCCAATATTAATTTGTAATGAGGAGCATAGATTTATAACTGCAGAACAAGTTAAGTCTATAGGTGTAAAACCTAAATCAATTTTACTAGAACCATTTGGAAAGGGCACGACTGCTGCTATTGCATTAGCTGCTCTGAAGGCTATAGAGAATAATACTAATCCAAAACTACTAATACTTTCATCAGATCATGAAATTGGTAATTTAAAAAATTTCAAAGAATCCATTAAAGAAGGCTTGTCTTTTGCTGATGATGGCAGGTTGGTAACATTTGGTATTATGCCAACCTATGCTGAAACAGGATTTGGTTATATAAAAACTAATGAAAAATTAGAGGCAGGTATTATCAAAGGATATGAAATAAAAAAGTTTGTAGAAAAACCTAATTATGAAAAAGCCAAAGAGTTTGTGCGAGATAAACACTACGTATGGAATAGCGGCATATTTCTTTTTAAGGCCACAAAAATTTTAGAAGAAATAAAGAATCATGCTCCTAATACCTATGAAATATGTGCCAAATCGATAAATGTCAAAAATTTAGACTTAGATTTTCAAAGAATTGATAGAAAGATTTTTTCAAATTGTAAAGAAAGCTCAATCGATATTTCCATTATGGAGAAAACCAAACTTGGAACGATGATTCCAATGGACGCTAATTGGCGCGACATTGGTAGTTGGGACCAAGTTTGGGAGAATTCTACAAAAGATAAAAATGGAAATTCGAAGAGAGGAAATGTGATTCTAAAAGAAGTAAAAAATAGTCTTTTTATTTCTGAAAATAGACTAGTTGTTGGTCTAGGTGTAGAGGAATTAATCCTTATTGAAACGAGTGATGCTATTTTGGTACTAAATAAGAGATTTTCACAAAAAGTTAAAAATATAGTTGAGCAATTTGATAAGACAAAGAATTTAGAAGGCTTCGAGCATAAGAAAATTTATAGACCATGGGGGAATTATGAATCACTTGTAGAAGATGAAAAATGGAAAGTAAAAAAAATAATCGTAAAGCCAAATCAATCGCTTTCTTTACAATCACATAAGCACAGATCGGAACATTGGATAGTAGTGAGAGGTATTGCTAAAGTTGAAATCAGTGAAAATATTTTTTATCTGAATGAAAATGAGAGTGCTTATATTCCTAAAAAAGCATTGCACAGGCTATCAAATCCAGGTAATGAAATACTGATAATTATAGAAGTTCAGACAGGTTCATATTTGGGAGAAGATGATATTAAAAGAATTGAAGACTATTACGGTAGAGTTACAAATAAAGATTAATTAATTAATAAATGAGGTATTTGCATCTTAAAAGTTAATTTTGTCTCGAATAGAATATCAAATTTTATACTATAGTAAATTTGAATTCTGTTAAAAAGTCCAAGATTAGTCCAAAGATGTTTAGAATATCCATAAACACAAAACTTTAATATGACAGTTTCAAATTTAACAGATGCAATTCCTGGTTTTGAAGATTTTTCAATTAAGTTCAATAGTATTATTCGAACTAAACAATGGGTAAAGGCACAAAAAGATTTCAACCAATCGAAAAATATACTTACTGTGGGAAATGGTGGTAATTTAGCCGTCTGTGACCATGGAGCCATTGATATAGCGCGTTTAACTAATAAAAATTCAAGCGCTCCAGGTAGTGGAATTCTTGCAAGTTCATTGATTAATGATGCATCTCATGATCTTTGGGTAAAAAACTGGCTATCAATATCTATGAGATCTATGACTGAAGAAAATAAAAAAGAAACTATGATAATAGGAGTATCTTCATCTGGATACTCAAAAAACATCTGTCTAGCATTAGATCTTGCTATAGAGAATGACATGTCTGCCTTGCTAATTTCAGCCCAAAAACCAAAAATAGCAGGGAAGTACAATACCATTATTCTCGATGTTAATGAATTTCATACTAGTGAAGTTCTAACACTTTCTCTCTTTTATCAGTTAATTCATGGAGCAGGCTTTAATTGCCCAACAATATGTGAGTCGTCTGAAAGACAATTGATTTCTGATTACAAAAGACACTAAAATTAACATTAAACTTCCATTAAATACGAAAAATTGATTTTTCAATTTAATATTTATAGTGTTATGAGATTATTTCAAAATTCCCTAATCTGCTTATTTCTTTTTAAATTTTAAACGATTAACCATGATATTTTTAAAATACAATATTAAAGGAAGTTAGTTTTTTATGTCTTCATTTGGGGTAATGTTTCATCATTTTCATGGTGATTATCACAAACCTTCTCAAGGAAGTATAAATAAAAATGATTTTGAAAGAATAATTGATTATCTTCAAAGCAAATATCTAATAATTAATGCAAATTCATATCTAAAGAAAATAATAAATAAATCTCTAAAACCAAATGAAATTTGCCTTACTTTTGACGACGCCCTCAGATCACAATATGATATTGCAATCCCAATTTTACGTCAAAGAAATATATCTGCTTTTTTCTTTATTTATTCATCAGTTTTTTCTAATAATCCATCCAAATTGGAAATCTATAGATATTTTCGCTCAAATTATTTTCAAAGTATAGATCAATTTTATAGTCAATTCTTTGATATAGTAAAAACAAATTTTAGAGATAAATACAACTCAGAATTAGAACAATATAAATCTTTAAATTATCTATCACATTTTCCTTTTTATACTAATTCAGATAAATGGTTTAGATATTTAAGAGATGTTGTTTTAAAAGAATATAATTATGATCAAATAATGCTTAAGATTATGAATAAATGCAAT includes the following:
- a CDS encoding ArnT family glycosyltransferase, which gives rise to MESVKNIKNFWPLIFLPLLLYLGDRSLISTDEGYYALQARWILETGNWLIPQWWGEVTFDRTIGIQFLIALSQKVFGKNEFSISLPTSLAAIINIYLTYKIHREILDKKYSIISPIILSTFFLWINYAHMATQDMIFSSMITFGIYYSLKSKIQKKNIYFFFSGFWIGLAIMMKTYMTVLPIIAILPFWIENKIILRRYFWIGSLLGILPFLFWSYKIILLYGFPVYNGLYEKVLTLSGNNTFTKSTFYYLWNLPLNIFPWSIFSTVGLAINLKTTNPNIKYFLFFYPLTILFLLSIFSTKTPYYPIQILPLLAINTFLGIKTTIENQNIIFKFIKNFHFNFIPIMFIILVIGVRFDFININLDKQQEIFLYISFLTFSIIWYSFNFTKNLKQKLLIIILGPYLLMSLIVQSGLLNDRSKDLRLESERLVKDEKLIEEKIEFVNQEASNAESHSKIIKIALFMPKIGNGIDDISFLKHNQYAWTTSEIILEKEAEYEIITKSKIFKPWKLIKKI
- a CDS encoding mannose-1-phosphate guanylyltransferase/mannose-6-phosphate isomerase produces the protein MHKKDILPVILCGGRGSRLWPLSRSSYPKQFISFSSQSSFSLLQKTIKRLSNFDNIDNPILICNEEHRFITAEQVKSIGVKPKSILLEPFGKGTTAAIALAALKAIENNTNPKLLILSSDHEIGNLKNFKESIKEGLSFADDGRLVTFGIMPTYAETGFGYIKTNEKLEAGIIKGYEIKKFVEKPNYEKAKEFVRDKHYVWNSGIFLFKATKILEEIKNHAPNTYEICAKSINVKNLDLDFQRIDRKIFSNCKESSIDISIMEKTKLGTMIPMDANWRDIGSWDQVWENSTKDKNGNSKRGNVILKEVKNSLFISENRLVVGLGVEELILIETSDAILVLNKRFSQKVKNIVEQFDKTKNLEGFEHKKIYRPWGNYESLVEDEKWKVKKIIVKPNQSLSLQSHKHRSEHWIVVRGIAKVEISENIFYLNENESAYIPKKALHRLSNPGNEILIIIEVQTGSYLGEDDIKRIEDYYGRVTNKD
- a CDS encoding polysaccharide deacetylase family protein, producing MSSFGVMFHHFHGDYHKPSQGSINKNDFERIIDYLQSKYLIINANSYLKKIINKSLKPNEICLTFDDALRSQYDIAIPILRQRNISAFFFIYSSVFSNNPSKLEIYRYFRSNYFQSIDQFYSQFFDIVKTNFRDKYNSELEQYKSLNYLSHFPFYTNSDKWFRYLRDVVLKEYNYDQIMLKIMNKCNFDKSSASKKLWIKTSQLKEMHQEGHIIGLHSYSHPTKIDNLPYQQQNEEYQKNLYHLKKVLNVEKIESMSHPCGRYNGDTLDILKDIGIKVGFRSNMSIKETKNSLEIPREDHSNILSRIK